CCGGCGAGGTACTGATCCAGGTCACCGCGGCCGGCGTCAACCGCGCCGACCTGCTGCAGGCTGCCGGCAAGTACCCGCCCCCGCCGGGGGCCAGCGAGATCATCGGCATGGAAGTGGTTGGGGTCGTCGCCGAAGTCGGCTCAGATGTCACCAAATGGTCTGCCGGCCAAGAGGCCTGCGCCTTGTTGGCAGGCGGCGGCTACGCCGAATACGTCGCCGTTCCGGCCGGCCAGGTAATGCCGGTTCCGCCAGCTGTCGACGTCGTCGACGCCGCCGGGCTACCCGAGGTGGCCTGCACCGTGTGGTCGAACCTGGTGATGGCCGCTCACCTGAACGAGCGCCAGCTACTCCTGATTCACGGCGGCGCCAGCGGTGTTGGCAGCCACGCGATCCAGGTGGCACGAGCCTTGGGCGCCCGGGTGGCGGTAACCGCCGGATCGCCGGAAAAGCTGGACCTGTGTCGCGACCTCGGCGCCCAGCTCACCATCAACTACCGCGACGAAGACTTTGTGGCACGACTCAAGGAAGAGACCAACGGTGCAGGTGCCGACGTGATCCTCGACATCATGGGCGCGGCATATCTGGACCGCAATATCGACGCGCTGGCCACTGACGGGCAGCTGGTTGTCATCGGCATGCAGGGCGGGGTGAAAGCCGAACTCAACCTGGGCAAGCTGCTCACCAAACGAGCTCGGGTGATCGGCACCACGCTGCGGGCCCGGCCAGTGAGCGGTCCGAACAGCAAGAGCGCCATC
The nucleotide sequence above comes from Mycobacterium decipiens. Encoded proteins:
- a CDS encoding NAD(P)H-quinone oxidoreductase codes for the protein MRAIVAESADQLTWQEVPDVAAGPGEVLIQVTAAGVNRADLLQAAGKYPPPPGASEIIGMEVVGVVAEVGSDVTKWSAGQEACALLAGGGYAEYVAVPAGQVMPVPPAVDVVDAAGLPEVACTVWSNLVMAAHLNERQLLLIHGGASGVGSHAIQVARALGARVAVTAGSPEKLDLCRDLGAQLTINYRDEDFVARLKEETNGAGADVILDIMGAAYLDRNIDALATDGQLVVIGMQGGVKAELNLGKLLTKRARVIGTTLRARPVSGPNSKSAIVEAVTASVWPMVCDGRVRPIIGARLPIHRAADAHQLMRSGRVAGKILLTVNG